A region of Salmo salar chromosome ssa17, Ssal_v3.1, whole genome shotgun sequence DNA encodes the following proteins:
- the LOC123728083 gene encoding extensin-like, which produces MLLHSGRSPGLNQAKLASPSPHRPPPPQCPYHPTAHRHPTAPLTPPSPHRPITPSPPHQPPSPHRHPSAPLTPPSPHRPYHPTITPPSPAPQCPYHPTAHRHPTAPLTPPSPHRPPSSYRPSHPTITPPPHHPLTAPSPPSPHRHPSAPLTPPSPHRPITPPSPHRPPPPQCPYHPTAHRHPTAPLTTPSPHRPHHPTITPPPPSPHHHPTAHRHPTAPLTPPSPHRPITPLTAPSPPSPHRPPSPFRSSHPTITPPPHHPPHRPHHPPHPTAHRHPSAPLTPPPHHPPHPTAHHHSSTHHHPTAPPHLTPSPQPPLTQTPTITPHHHPTAPSPHRPLTPPPPQPTVILTPPPTVTPPPPLTPPSSSPNHSPLTPRHPHPTAPHPTVILIPTSSSPHRPLTPPPPSPHRHPHPTFILTPPSSSPHRHPHPTAPLTPPSSSPHRPLTPPPPHPTVIITPPSSSPHRPPHPTVILTPPPPHPTAPHPTVILNQPFPTHPTFPTHPSHNTALLSPTTVT; this is translated from the coding sequence ATGTTGTTGCATTCTGGGAGGAgtccaggtctaaatcaggctaAATTAGCGTCCCCGTCACCCCACCGTCCCCCGCCCCCCCAATGCCCCTATCACCCCACCGCCCACCGTCACCCTACCGCCCCTCTCACCCCACCATCACCCCACCgccccatcaccccctcaccGCCCCATCAACCACCCTCACCCCACCGCCACCCTTCCGCTCCTCTCACCCCACCATCACCCCACCGCCCCTATCACCCCACCATCACCCCACCGTCCCCCGCCCCCCAATGCCCCTATCACCCCACCGCCCACCGTCACCCTACCGCTCCTCTCACCCCACCATCACCCCACCGCCCACCGTCATCCTACCGCCCCTCTCACCCCACCATCACCCCACCgccccatcaccccctcaccGCCCCATCACCCCCCTCACCCCACCGCCACCCTTCCGCTCCTCTCACCCCACCATCACCCCACCGCCCTATCACCCCACCATCACCCCACCGTCCCCCGCCCCCCCAATGCCCCTATCACCCCACCGCCCACCGTCACCCTACCGCTCCTCTCAccacaccatcaccccaccgCCCCCATCACCCCACCATCACCCCACCGCCCCCATCACCCCACCATCACCCCACCGCCCACCGTCATCCTACCGCCCCTCTCACCCCACCATCACCCCACCGCCCCATCACCCCCCTCACCGCCCCATCACCCCCCTCACCCCACCGCCCACCGTCACCCTTCCGCTCCTCTCACCCCACCATCACCCCACCGCCCCATCACCCCCCTCACCGCCCCCATCACCCCCCTCACCCCACCGCCCACCGTCACCCTTCCGCTCCTCTCACCCCACCGCCCCATCACCCCCCTCACCCCACTGCCCACCATCACTCCTCAACCCACCATCACCCCACCGCCCCCCCTCACCTCACACCATCACCCCAACCCCCACTCACCCAAACGCCCACCATCACCCCCCACCATCACCCCACCGCCCCCTCACCCCACCGCCCCCTCACCCCACCGCCCCCTCAACCCACCGTCATCCTCACCCCACCGCCCACCGTCACTCCACCGCCCCCCCTCACCCCACCGTCATCCTCACCCAACCATTCCCCACTCACCCCACGTCATCCTCACCCCACCGCCCCTCACCCCACCGTCATCCTCATCCCAACGTCATCCTCACCCCACCGCCCCCTCACCCCACCGCCCCCCTCACCCCATCGTCATCCTCACCCCACCTTCATCCTCACCCCACCGTCATCCTCACCCCACCGTCATCCTCACCCCACCGCCCCCCTCACCCCACCGTCATCCTCACCCCACCGCCCCCTCACCCCACCGCCCCCTCACCCCACCGTCATCATCACCCCACCGTCATCCTCACCCCACCGCCCCCCTCACCCCACCGTCATCCTCACCCCACCGCCCCCTCACCCCACCGCCCCTCACCCCACCGTCATCCTCAACCAACCATTCCCCACTCACCCCACCTTCCCCACTCACCCCAGTCACAACACAGCCCTCCTCAGCCCCACTACAGTTACATGA